TCTCGGGAACCTGCTGATCCTCACGGTGCTCGCAGTGGGCTTCTTTGTGGCTGGTGCGTATGCGATTCCCAGAACGGACTGAGTATTCTCAACACTGACGGCTCCTGCGGTTTTTCTGCTGTCGAGACGGAGGTCGACTTGTAATGAGTGCCCTCCCCAACACGACGCCGGTCGAGACCCTCCTCAACGAGAGTCGACTCAAACAGTTGAACACTGCCTCGCTGCTCGTTCAAGCCGGAAAGGCCATGCAAAACGGCGACGAGCAGCGGGCAGCACTGCTGTTCGGCGCGGCACTGATCGCACCAAAGTACAGCGGTGCCTCCTATCTGATTCAGGGCGCGCTCACGGCGAACGACCTCCGCAAGAAACTGTAGTCGGCCTGTTGGAACGGAGCGTCGACCAGCCGTGGCTAGTTATGATTAAAAAGTAAAATTCGGATCGGTACAGTGTCGACCGTCCTCCCGACGCTGGCTGTCGAACCCTATTTCGTCGACGATTCGAGGACGAGGCTGTCGTCTTCGAGGTAGTGCTCGATGTGGTGGGCGTCCTCTTCGACCTGCGTCAGGATCTCCTTGAGGATGTGCTCGGTCGTTGGGTCACCGAGGTTGGCTGCTAGCTGGATGTGGTCCCGCATGCCCTCGATTATGTCACCGTAGGCTTCCATATCGTTCTCAAGGGAGGTCCGGATGTCGTAGACGTCCTCGCCCTCGAATTCGATTGTGGCACGCTCTTCTTGATTCGCTGGACCAGCGACCGGGACGCCACCGATTGCCTGTGCTCGCTCGGCGATTCGGTCAGCACCCATTTCGAGGTTCTCATAGGCCTCTTGGAGGAACAGATGGAGGTCGCGGAACTCCGCGCCCTCGACGTTCCAGTGGTGTTTGTGAATCTGGTGATAGAGAACGTAGGCGTTGGCCAGATCGGTGTTCAGCGCGTCGACGATCTGTTCGACTTTGTCTTCTTCAAGCCGAAGGGCTCTGGATTCTTCGATTTCGCCAGCCTGCTGTCGGACGGTTTTCTGCGTACTCATAACAACTATCTATACCGTCGCCACCCACTTAAAGATTGAGCTTGTGAAAACGCTTTTTTGGGATTTGGAAAGATATGTTTACCAAACAACCGCCTATAGGATCACACAATCGGCGGAGACCGCCAGCATATATCAGGCAGACGTCCGATGGTGTTGTCATGGAAGCGATTGATTCGATCATGCAGGTTGTCCACGTATTGTTTGCCGGTCTCTGGACTGGAAGCGTGCTGTTCGTAGTTGGGGCCGTGCTTCCGGCGTCGACTGCCGGATCGATCTCCAAGCAGGCGATGTCGACAATCACGACCAGACTGGCGTGGCTGACACGCATCAGTGCGGTTGTGTTCGTGACGACCGGTGGCCATCTGGCTGGAACGGGGTACACCGCCGAGTCGTTGTTTGCCACCGGTCGCGGGCAACTCGTGGTGGCGATGTTGGTGTTGTGGCTCGTGTTGACTGCTCTCGTCGAGATCGGCTGCAAACGGCTCGGCGGGTCGGCAGCCGCTGACACCGTGGCAACGGGAGTCGAGTCGACACGGCCGATCTTTCTGGCTGCAGGGGCCGTCGCACTGCTGTTGCTCGTCGACGCCGGACTGTTGGCGGCTGGAGTGTCGTGGTAGTCGGCGTGTAAAATAAACAGTATTGTCGGTAGAAACGTCCCGTCGGAGTTCCACGCGAGTGAACACGAGCGTGGAGCAAGACGGGACGTGAGTGACTGAGCGACTGCTGAGCGAAGCGAAGCAGTCCGAAAGAACGAACGTCCCGTCGGAGATTTGAACTCCGGTCACTGGCTCCGCAAGCCAATAGGATAGTCCACTACCCTAACGGGACTCATTCTTTGTTACCCTCGGTTTACTTAAGACGGTTACGGTACAGCGGTCCCGTGACGACTGTCGACACGGACCGTTCCACCGGTCTCAGAACTGGTCGACGGTCGACCAACCTAATCCTCCGGAGCTTTTTATCCGATCCCGACGCAGCACCGCTATGCAACCGTGTCGACCGAAATTGCGGTCGAAGCGACGACTGTCGAGCGGCCTCGATAGCCCCGCCCAACCGGCGCAAGGACAACGCTTATGCGCGGTCTGGTCCTGCCTCAGTGTATACTCATGGGTGTCATAGCCGACGTCTACGACGACCTCGACACCGACGTTCCGCTCGAAGAGTTCCGGGAGGCCGTCGAAGACAAGGTCGAACAGATGGGCGGGCTGGCCGACGAAGAGACCGCGGCCATGCTCATCGCACACGAACTGAAAGACGAGGAGGTAAACGGGATCGCCGACATCGACCCCGGGATGGACGAGGTCAAATTCCTCGGCAAGATCGTCTCGGTCGGCGAACTCCGAACTTTCGAGCGCGACGGCGAAGACGAGGAAGACGGCTACGTCGTCAACATGGAAGTCGCCGACAGCACCGGCCGCATCCGCATCTCGATGTGGGACCAACTTGCGGTCTCGGCGGTCGGCGATCCTGAAGGCGAACAGCACGGCCAGCTTGACGTTGGTGATGTCCTCCGGATCGCCGGTCGACCGAAGGACGGCTACAACGGCGTCGAGGTCAGCGTCGACAAGGCCGAACCCGACTCCGAGGCCGAGGTCGATGTCGAAGTTCTCGATGTCCACCGCGTCGAAGACCTCTCACTCGGCCTCTCGGATGTAAACCTCAAGGGCCGGATTCTCGATGTCGGAACCGTCCGCACGTTCGACCGCAACGACGGCTCGGAAGGTCGTGTCTCGAACCTCGCGGTCGGCGATCCGACCGGCCGGATTCGAGTGACGCTGTGGGACGAGAAGGCTGATCTCGTCGACGAGCTCACTGCCGATCAGTCGGTCGAAATCGTCGACGGCTACGTGAAGGAACGCGACGGGAGTCTCGAACTCCACGTCGGCTCCCGCGGCGCGGTCGAACCACTCGACGAGGAGATCGAATACGTCCCCGAGACGACCGATATCGGTTCGGTCGAAATCGGCCAGACAGTCGACATCTCGGGCGGTGTGATCGAGGACGACGGGAAACGCACCTTCGACCGCGACGATGGCTCGGAGGGCCAAGTCAGAAACGTCCGGCTCAAAGACGAGACGGGCGACATTCGGGTTGCCCTCTGGGGCGACAAAGCCGACAAGGATATCGAACTCGCCGATCACGTCTTGGTCACTGATGCAGAGATCCAAGACGGCTGGCAGGACGAACTCGAAGCCAGCGCAGGCTGGCAGTCGACGGTGAGTATCCTCGAATCCGGCGTCAGCACCGACAAATCAGACGACGAGCCGACGGAGGCAACCGACCGTGAGGCCGAAGCGGCCGCTGCCGCTGGTGGACTGTCGGCATTTGAGGACGGCGGCTCGGGCGGAGCAAGCGAATCGGCTGCGACAGCAGAGACAGATGCGAACGACGACAGCGAGTCGACCAAGACTACGTCCGACTCCGGCGAGATCGTCGAGTTCACTGGGACAGTTGTCCAGACCGGCAACCCGGTGATTCTCGACAACGGGAGCGAAACGCGGAGCGTCGACACCGGCGACAGCCTGAGACTCGGTGAAGAAGTGACTGTCCGTGGGCCCGAGATGGACGGAACGATCAGCGCCGACGAACTGTTCTAATTGGCGGAAATTCCGTTTCGAACTGGACAACTAAGCGGCCGTTGAGCGAGCGTAACGGAAAGCATTATACGACACACACCCACGTATTTGGGTATGAGTGTTGAGTTGCCGTTCGCCCCGGTAGATGCTATTATCCGGCGCAACGCGGAGTCTCTCCGGGTGAGTGCCGATGCCGCCGAAGAGTTGGCACGGCGCGTTCAACGCCGCGGGGCGGCGCTGGCCGTCGAGGCCGCCGAGACGGCAACCAAAGACGGGCGCAAAACCCTGATGGCATCTGACTTCGGTGTTCATCAGGTCGTCGACCGCGAGAGTCTCGAACTCCCCGTCGCGCCGGTCGACCGAATCGCACGACTCAACATCGACGACAGCTACCGGGTGTCGATGGACGCCCGAATCGCGCTGGCCGATATTCTCGAAGATTACGCCGACAACGTCGCCGCCGCGGCAGTCAAACTCGCCCGCCACGCCGACAGACGCACCGTCCAAGCAAACGATATCGAGATGTACTTTGCCCTTTTTGAATAATGCAGTTTGGATACAGCGACGTCTGTCTGACGCACGATACCGGCGAGCGACACCCCGAGACGGCCGACCGTCTGCGGGCGATCAAACGCGGCCTCAAGGAGCAACAC
This sequence is a window from Halohasta litchfieldiae. Protein-coding genes within it:
- a CDS encoding single-stranded DNA binding protein — translated: MGVIADVYDDLDTDVPLEEFREAVEDKVEQMGGLADEETAAMLIAHELKDEEVNGIADIDPGMDEVKFLGKIVSVGELRTFERDGEDEEDGYVVNMEVADSTGRIRISMWDQLAVSAVGDPEGEQHGQLDVGDVLRIAGRPKDGYNGVEVSVDKAEPDSEAEVDVEVLDVHRVEDLSLGLSDVNLKGRILDVGTVRTFDRNDGSEGRVSNLAVGDPTGRIRVTLWDEKADLVDELTADQSVEIVDGYVKERDGSLELHVGSRGAVEPLDEEIEYVPETTDIGSVEIGQTVDISGGVIEDDGKRTFDRDDGSEGQVRNVRLKDETGDIRVALWGDKADKDIELADHVLVTDAEIQDGWQDELEASAGWQSTVSILESGVSTDKSDDEPTEATDREAEAAAAAGGLSAFEDGGSGGASESAATAETDANDDSESTKTTSDSGEIVEFTGTVVQTGNPVILDNGSETRSVDTGDSLRLGEEVTVRGPEMDGTISADELF
- the dpsA gene encoding DNA starvation/stationary phase protection protein DpsA, yielding MSTQKTVRQQAGEIEESRALRLEEDKVEQIVDALNTDLANAYVLYHQIHKHHWNVEGAEFRDLHLFLQEAYENLEMGADRIAERAQAIGGVPVAGPANQEERATIEFEGEDVYDIRTSLENDMEAYGDIIEGMRDHIQLAANLGDPTTEHILKEILTQVEEDAHHIEHYLEDDSLVLESSTK
- a CDS encoding histone; the encoded protein is MSVELPFAPVDAIIRRNAESLRVSADAAEELARRVQRRGAALAVEAAETATKDGRKTLMASDFGVHQVVDRESLELPVAPVDRIARLNIDDSYRVSMDARIALADILEDYADNVAAAAVKLARHADRRTVQANDIEMYFALFE